TATCACTCCTCACACCGATTTTGAAAGTCAAATTTACGTTCTTTCAAAAGAGGAAGGCGGCCGTCACACCCCATTCTTTAATGGTTACAAGCCGCAGTTTTATATCAGAACTACTGATGTAACCGGCGACGTGACCTTGCCGCAAGGAACTGAAATGGCTATGCCTGGTGATACTTTAAACGTCAATATTAAATTAATTAAACCAATCGCCCTTGAAGAGAAACAGAAATTCGCTATTCGTGAAGGTGGCAAGACGGTTGGCGCAGGTGTGGTCACTAAAATTAATAAGTAGTTTTGATTGCTATCTCTGCCATTCGTCATTCGCCAACCGGCGAAGGCGAAGGTGGATTGCTAAAGATTTTTATTCTTTAGCTACCTAAGCTCGCTCTTTTTATGGTTAACGAAGAAAAGACCAAAAAGAAAATCCAGATAGTTCAACCCACTAAAGAGGCTAATTATAAGCCGAGGATTCGCATTAAAGTAAAATCGTATGACCACAGGGTTATTGATGAAGCCATAAAAAATATTGTGGAAACAATAAAACGATCAGGAGCGAGCGTAGTTGGACCAATACCTTTGCCAACGGAAATAAGAAAATATACAGTATTGCGTTCGACTTTCGTCCATAAAGATTCACGCGATCAATTCGAAACCAGAGTTCACAAGCGTTTAATAGATATCGTTGACTTTACTCCAAAGACAATCGAACTCATCACGAGCTTGAATTTGCCTGCTGGAGTCGACATCGAGATTAAATCTCTATAACCTTATAATATAGTTCTTAACCAATGCGCTGGTGAAGATGATAGTTATAATTTCGGTTCGCCGAAGAATGTAGCTATCGTATCACTATGCCGAGAGGTTATTTGTAGGTCAGAAAAATTTAAGATTTAGATTCGACTTGTTCGAAAGTGATTTGTTAATCTAAATAATAAAAATCTGGCCTAAAAACCAGATTTTTGTTTATTATAATATGGCCTTTTTACTAGGTAAAAAAATTGGTTTAACGCAGATTTTTAGAAACGATGAAGTCGTTCCGGTTACTATACTTCAAGCCGGGCCGTGTTATGTTTTACAGATAAAGAACAAAGAAAAAGACGGTTATGAGGCGATTCAGATTGGTTATCAGAAGATTACTAAAGCCAAAAGAATCACCAAAGCAATGAAAGGCAAAGAATATCGCTTTATTAAGGAATTTAAACCGCAAGGAGTAGAATATAAGGTGGGCGATGAAATTAAAGTTGATATTTTCAAAACAGATCAAAAAATAAATATTAGCGGAATAACCAAGGGCCATGGATTCACGGGCGTAGTTGCTCGCCATGGCTTTCATGGTCATAATACGACTCACGGTACCAAAGATCAAGAAAGAATGCCCGGTTCAATCGGTTCAACTGCAGCTCAGCGCGTCCTCAAGGGCAGACGCATGGCTGGACGCATGGGCGCCGAGAGAGCAACAATTAAAAATTTACAAATTATCGAAATTCAGCCTGACAAAAATTTATTGCTAGTTAAAGGCGCCGTGCCGGGAGCTAATCATGGCCTTATTGAAATTAAAGCTTAAAATTTTATATGTCAATCAAAGTCGCGATTTACAGCCAAACCGGAGAAAAGACAGGGGAGATGGATTTATCTTCTGAGGTTTTTGGTGTTGAACCGAAAGCAGAATTAATTCAGCGATCGGTTGTAGCCAGCCAGGCTAATATACGCCAAGCGACCGCTCACACCAAACATAGGGGCGAGGTTCGTGGCGGCGGTAAAAAACCGTGGCAGCAAAAGGGTACAGGTCGCGCTCGAGCCGGCTCTTCCCG
This window of the Patescibacteria group bacterium genome carries:
- the rpsJ gene encoding 30S ribosomal protein S10; the protein is MVNEEKTKKKIQIVQPTKEANYKPRIRIKVKSYDHRVIDEAIKNIVETIKRSGASVVGPIPLPTEIRKYTVLRSTFVHKDSRDQFETRVHKRLIDIVDFTPKTIELITSLNLPAGVDIEIKSL
- the rplC gene encoding 50S ribosomal protein L3 produces the protein MAFLLGKKIGLTQIFRNDEVVPVTILQAGPCYVLQIKNKEKDGYEAIQIGYQKITKAKRITKAMKGKEYRFIKEFKPQGVEYKVGDEIKVDIFKTDQKINISGITKGHGFTGVVARHGFHGHNTTHGTKDQERMPGSIGSTAAQRVLKGRRMAGRMGAERATIKNLQIIEIQPDKNLLLVKGAVPGANHGLIEIKA